A portion of the Chloroflexota bacterium genome contains these proteins:
- a CDS encoding alpha/beta hydrolase, with protein MEETFTLLPAVPLFARAWTPETPPRGVVCLVHGLGEHSGRYAPLAAHLNAAGFAVLAFDLRGHGRSGGKRGHFVYADALDDITRLVDEAQRRFGEAPRFLYGHSLGGNLVLNYILRRPVEKLHGAVASGPWLRLAFEPPAYKVFLARSVGKLLPTLLQPSGLQLEYLSRDPVVVKAYVEDPLVHDRISAGMFLEAYEAGLWALEHAADLKVPLLLMHGADDHLTSPEASREFCQRAGEKCTFRLWEGMYHEVHNEPGKEEVYRTVVDWLVQNL; from the coding sequence ATGGAAGAGACCTTTACCCTGTTGCCTGCTGTGCCTTTGTTTGCGCGGGCGTGGACGCCTGAGACACCCCCGCGGGGCGTGGTGTGCCTGGTGCACGGCCTGGGCGAGCATAGCGGGCGCTATGCCCCTTTGGCCGCGCATTTGAATGCTGCCGGTTTTGCGGTGTTGGCCTTTGACCTGCGCGGGCATGGGCGCTCGGGCGGCAAGCGCGGGCATTTTGTTTATGCCGATGCCCTCGATGACATTACCCGCTTGGTGGACGAGGCGCAACGGCGCTTTGGGGAGGCTCCGCGCTTCCTCTACGGCCACAGTTTGGGCGGGAATTTGGTGTTGAACTACATTCTGCGCCGGCCGGTCGAGAAGTTGCATGGCGCGGTTGCCAGTGGCCCCTGGCTGCGGTTGGCTTTCGAGCCACCGGCCTATAAAGTGTTTCTGGCGCGCAGTGTGGGTAAACTTCTGCCGACGCTGTTGCAGCCCAGCGGCCTGCAGCTGGAATACCTTTCCCGCGACCCGGTGGTGGTGAAGGCCTATGTGGAAGACCCGCTGGTGCATGACCGTATTTCGGCGGGGATGTTCCTCGAGGCGTATGAGGCCGGGCTTTGGGCGCTGGAACATGCTGCTGACCTCAAGGTGCCGCTGTTGTTGATGCACGGCGCTGATGATCACCTGACTTCTCCCGAGGCCAGCCGCGAATTTTGCCAGCGTGCAGGCGAGAAATGCACCTTCCGGTTGTGGGAAGGCATGTACCACGAGGTGCACAATGAGCCAGGCAAGGAAGAGGTGTATCGCACCGTGGTTGATTGGCTTGTGCAAAACCTTTGA
- a CDS encoding cysteine synthase family protein, which produces MVLQTLESQAPTSWVDAPAGAVVGNTPLLPLRRLLSDKPTVSLWAKAEWFNASGSVKDRPAREILQQALSEGRLQGRRLLDATSGNMGIAYATFAAAWGVPVTLAMPANASPERIAVLRGLGAELVLTDPEAGVDGAMAWVARQAELHPDRYYWANQYDNPANWRAHYHTTGPEIARQTGGRVTHVVAGTGTGGTLTGIGRYLRSVLPDVRLIGVQPAGGDEPIPGLKHMATSSRRPAIYDAGLPDAVRYVRAAQAHAMARRLAREEGLFVGPSAAAAVWAACEVAAELQEGMVVVILPDAGYKYLSSPLWGEEPAPTPAP; this is translated from the coding sequence ATGGTGTTGCAAACGCTGGAAAGTCAGGCCCCGACTTCGTGGGTGGACGCGCCCGCCGGGGCGGTTGTGGGGAATACGCCGCTGTTGCCGTTACGGCGGTTGTTGTCGGATAAGCCCACGGTAAGCCTTTGGGCCAAGGCGGAATGGTTCAACGCTTCGGGCTCGGTGAAAGACCGGCCCGCGCGGGAAATTCTGCAGCAGGCGTTGAGCGAAGGCCGTTTGCAAGGGCGGCGTTTGCTCGACGCTACTTCGGGCAACATGGGCATTGCCTATGCCACTTTTGCTGCTGCGTGGGGCGTGCCGGTGACGTTGGCTATGCCTGCCAATGCCAGCCCGGAACGGATTGCCGTGTTGCGCGGCCTGGGGGCCGAGTTAGTGCTGACCGACCCCGAAGCGGGGGTGGATGGCGCCATGGCGTGGGTAGCCCGACAGGCGGAACTGCACCCCGACCGCTATTACTGGGCTAATCAATACGATAACCCCGCTAACTGGCGGGCACATTACCATACCACCGGCCCGGAGATTGCCCGGCAGACGGGAGGGCGGGTGACCCATGTGGTGGCGGGCACCGGCACGGGAGGCACGCTGACGGGCATTGGGCGCTATTTGCGCTCGGTGTTGCCCGACGTGCGCTTGATTGGGGTCCAGCCCGCTGGCGGAGATGAACCCATTCCCGGCCTGAAGCATATGGCGACGTCCAGCCGTCGCCCGGCGATTTACGATGCAGGCTTGCCCGACGCGGTGCGCTATGTGCGGGCGGCTCAGGCGCATGCGATGGCCCGGCGCCTGGCGCGTGAGGAAGGCCTGTTCGTGGGCCCCTCGGCGGCAGCGGCGGTGTGGGCTGCTTGCGAGGTGGCGGCCGAGTTGCAGGAAGGCATGGTCGTGGTGATTTTGCCCGATGCAGGCTATAAATACCTCAGCAGCCCGCTGTGGGGTGAAGAGCCTGCCCCGACGCCTGCGCCGTAG
- a CDS encoding N-acetyltransferase — protein MMAKAAVMTDDRVRVTREVRESRPDDRQRLAALVHLEPFVHQHPAWEAPLDKAGTPGFVVWEAPLGKLDAALAVLRETQGVAWVRLFASAAAVPPHQAWETLFPAALEAIHKRNGLRWVAAMPFAEWFRHLLEDNGFYFLENVEVLVWERQPVARVVPAEGFRLRPMIPADLAAVTRVDAAAFGDFWHMSQEAFRVGLSRSVWATVVEDETTKEVVGFQVSTPSPLGGHLARLAVHPEAQGRGIGRWLVTDVLTFFHRNGAEQVTLNTQGNNDAALNLYARMGFRETEEVYPVYCYDVPAR, from the coding sequence ATGATGGCGAAAGCAGCAGTGATGACGGACGACCGTGTGCGCGTCACCCGCGAGGTGCGGGAAAGCCGCCCGGACGACCGCCAGCGGCTGGCAGCACTGGTGCACCTGGAGCCGTTTGTTCATCAGCACCCTGCCTGGGAGGCCCCGCTGGATAAGGCGGGCACGCCGGGGTTTGTGGTCTGGGAAGCCCCGTTGGGGAAACTGGATGCGGCGCTGGCGGTGTTGCGGGAAACCCAAGGCGTGGCGTGGGTGCGTTTGTTTGCTTCGGCAGCGGCGGTGCCGCCGCATCAGGCCTGGGAAACGCTTTTCCCGGCCGCCTTGGAAGCCATTCATAAACGCAATGGCTTGCGCTGGGTGGCGGCCATGCCGTTTGCCGAGTGGTTCCGCCACCTGTTGGAAGACAACGGTTTCTACTTTTTGGAAAACGTGGAAGTGCTGGTATGGGAGCGCCAGCCGGTTGCCAGGGTGGTGCCGGCTGAGGGCTTCCGTTTGCGCCCCATGATTCCAGCCGACCTCGCGGCCGTAACCCGCGTGGATGCGGCTGCCTTTGGGGATTTCTGGCACATGTCGCAAGAAGCCTTCCGAGTGGGGTTGAGCCGCTCGGTGTGGGCGACGGTTGTTGAGGATGAGACCACGAAAGAAGTGGTGGGTTTCCAGGTGAGCACGCCCAGTCCCCTGGGAGGGCATCTGGCCCGCCTGGCTGTCCACCCCGAGGCGCAGGGGCGCGGCATTGGGCGCTGGCTGGTGACCGATGTGTTGACCTTTTTCCATCGCAACGGTGCGGAGCAGGTGACGCTGAACACGCAAGGGAACAACGACGCCGCGCTCAACCTCTATGCCCGTATGGGCTTCCGAGAGACCGAGGAAGTTTACCCTGTGTATTGCTACGATGTGCCCGCTCGCTGA
- a CDS encoding helix-turn-helix domain-containing protein, which produces MDQARVRTLRMKKLGILLRDARLASGHSRKALAEALGISSSRLAAYERGDKAPSLPELEALAYHLRLPLEHFWGGEMLSETLAAREPVDLARLVALRQRIVGVTLRQYREAAGLTLVDVARQADIPVRRLRAYEMGERAVPLPELETLAEVLGVSVQVFMDTEGPIGQWLSEQRQVADFLELPAELRAFVSQPVNRPYLELAQRLSEMSVEKLRAVAEGLLEITL; this is translated from the coding sequence ATGGATCAAGCAAGGGTTCGTACTTTGCGCATGAAGAAATTGGGCATCTTGTTGCGCGATGCGCGCCTGGCTTCGGGCCATAGCCGGAAAGCATTGGCCGAGGCGTTGGGTATTTCGTCGTCGCGGTTGGCGGCTTATGAACGCGGTGACAAAGCACCCTCTTTGCCCGAATTGGAAGCCCTGGCCTATCATTTGCGGCTGCCGTTAGAGCATTTCTGGGGGGGCGAAATGCTTTCGGAAACCCTGGCCGCGCGAGAGCCTGTGGATCTGGCTCGGCTGGTGGCGTTGCGGCAGCGGATTGTGGGGGTGACTTTGCGCCAGTATCGCGAAGCCGCTGGCCTCACGCTGGTAGATGTAGCCCGGCAGGCCGATATTCCGGTCAGGCGCTTGCGGGCTTATGAAATGGGGGAGCGCGCGGTGCCTCTGCCGGAACTGGAGACCCTTGCGGAGGTTTTAGGCGTGTCGGTGCAGGTTTTTATGGATACGGAAGGCCCGATTGGGCAATGGCTGTCCGAGCAACGGCAGGTGGCTGATTTTCTGGAATTGCCAGCCGAACTGCGGGCATTCGTTTCCCAGCCGGTGAACCGCCCTTACCTGGAACTGGCCCAGCGGCTAAGTGAGATGTCGGTTGAAAAATTGCGGGCGGTTGCCGAAGGGTTGTTGGAGATTACCTTATGA